The Mauremys reevesii isolate NIE-2019 linkage group 1, ASM1616193v1, whole genome shotgun sequence genome segment AATTAATACTCACACGCTGATGTAGCAGCACCTTGGGCGTTTTCACACCTCTGGCAGAGGAAGTTACTGCAAAGTTGTTTGCTTTCTATTTTAATTCTATATGCTATATGctttaactaaaataaaatataagggaGATTAAATCCCTTTTCACTTAcagttttgaaaagaaataatactacggcctattaatagttaatagcctTCGTAGATGGGTAACATCAATACGTAGATGAGGGTGGAGGCGATGAAGAGTAGACAGGAGCAGATAGATGGGTAGAATTGCCTGTCTAATGGTGAGCGGTGTCACCTTTTAATAgagcattaaatttcatctttcccgcacggaaatgttagggtacattTGCCCCATAGGCCAGTACGTATATGCGTATAAATGACAGGTATGTACgaatttgtggtgtacttgttagatttgtgggcaaaaatctcCTTTTTTCACCCTTTACTGTTATTGGTTCAGTTAAAGATCTCCAGACATCTACGTAGGTATTTTGTCCATTATcccttttctgagtaagggtcccaaAATGTGCTGAAGTTGCGTTAGCGTCACATACAGGATGGTTGAcatgtaggtctcttgcattacagccactTATTCTTAATACATCCTATTTTCCCTATGCAGGGGGATAGTTTAGTCTTGTTCCCTTAATAATGTCCCTCTGAAAAAAtacctgtcttctattgtttttccccttaggcctggtctacactgggggggggtcgaaataaggtacgcgacttcagctacacgaatagcgtagctgaagtcaaactaccttagttcgaacttcttacctgtccagactccgtgggatcgaagtccgcggctcccccgtcgactccgccaccgccgttcgcggtggtggagttccggagtcgacgagagcgcattcggagttcaaactattgtgtctagattagacgcgatagttcaaactccgagaagtcgaacgctacccgaccagtaagtatagacgtacccttagacttgcttcccatgagaTCTTACCTAGCAACTCTCTGAGTTCGCTaaaatctgccttcttgaaatccattgtctttattttgctgttctccctcctaccattccttagaatcataaactctgtcatttcatggtcactttccCCTAAACtgtcttccactttcaaattctcaaccagttcctccttctttgtcaaaatcaagtctagaacatcTCTCCAAGTAGGTTTCTCCAGCTTCTGGAGCAAAAAAGtctctccaatacattccaagaacatgttggataatctgtgcgctggtgtagacagcatgagatgaattcttccatcgacctagctaccacctctctgggattacctgtgctgaggggagaacCCTTCCATCTGTGTAAGTAGTGTCTATATTGAAGCATTATGGCAGCaacgctgtagcattttaagtgtaaacaatCCTTCAAGGAGATCTTCCAAAAAACaacatccagtctggatctgccaACATGAGGAATTGGAGAATCCAACACTTCCCTTCTCAGTGTTTCCCAGTGGTTAATCATCCTCAGTGCTAAATATTTGGCCCTAATTTCAAGATGGAATTtacctggcttcagcttccagccatttggTCTCGCTCAGCCTTTCTCTATTAGATTACAGATCCCGTTATTACCCATGATTTTCTTCCCATGAAAGTCTCTGCTAGATCATCTTCTTGATAAGTTAAGAGATCTATATCTTCAAGTCTAACAGTCCAtcattttctctatcctccaatcatttttgtggctcttttctgcaccttctccaagttttcaacatctttttttcaaatgtgcaccccagaactggatgcaggtTGTTTCACCAATCCATGTGCACAGGTAAAATCCTTTCACTGCTCCAACTCACCAATTCAGTATTTTCCACTACTAAATCAAAGGCCTCTGAGAAATCAAGGGTTGTTGCATCAGGGTCGTTCCCTTAATCCACTAAATGTGTACCCTTGATTAACCAATGTGTACTCTCATAAAAGATCAGGTTTATTTAACAAGATCTGATTTGCATAATTGGTGATTGGCAGTACTTACATTTCTAGACTTTTTTTAACTAATCCCATACCtgcttttccattttttcttaaccttgtcaatttttttatttaaaaaaaatccttttacattttaatattttacatttaacacaagAATTGACATAAATCCTTTTGAGGATTTCTCTTGTTCTCAATACACTTAACAAACTCCTTTTTGTGATCCATAGCCCTGCAAACATGGAGTTTTCCCTGATGTCTTAACATTCCTTATCAATTTTCCTACCTTCTGATTTCTATTGCTGGCCAGCtactttccctttttcctttttcttacatattgcttccctccctctaattGTTGCCTTCCCTTTACCACTGAACTGAGTTTTTACCCAAACTTTGTTGAGTCTCTGGTCTGAGGAGTTTtcttttctgatatctaataaaaCGTTATCAAAGAATTACCaatattcattcatatttttctgccTAAATTTTTCCTCCCGATCAGTTTTGCTGACAATTTTCCTCATCTTTAGGGAATTAGTCCTCTTGGAGCACTAAGTGTCTATCGATAGTACTGGTTGGAACTGTCCATTTGAATGTAAAtcagtttccttttttattttcctctcctatatCATATGCTCTCTTCTTTGTCTGTTGTGTAACCTAAAGAGTCCCAGACTTTTCTATATGTTTGCATATGGCACCCTCCCCCATTCTCAGAGCCTGTCTTTGAAATCCCTTTTCTATGTGCTATACCCTTAATAGAGACTGGGTGACGAAACACATTCCCTAACATGTTATTCAGCATCCGATATCTCAGGGATCTGAACATTGcttttgttttgtccactgctgcgAATGAGCAGGTGTTTCTCCTGAGCTGCTATCAATGGCGCCAAGGTCTTTCCCCTGAGGTATGTTCTAGATGGGATGTTTCTCACAGCAAATGTCTTTGCAaaatttggtgggtttttttcccatctCTGATTTCGAGCAACTGGATGAATGGGGAACTCCTGTCAGTATGGATTCCCTAGCCTGGCGCTCATTGCATTAAGGAATAATGATGGATAACCAGTATCCACCcttgtgtttcctgctggtgcctcttaaggttcccccaccacaaagtgtaGGAATGATTAATGCAGGGAGCACAATACAAATATGGAATTGGATTTAGCAGGGTCATTGTTCATAGTTActctctgaataatgaaaatgtcatttttaatgtcatttttcagtgtgtgaagagcgctcaatctgcttctcccatgagaacagcctccactactgcatgcagtgtctcatattaacgTTGTCTCTCCATGCAGGCATTTCTACTGCGACTATCACCCAAGAGCCTGGGAACACACAGAAAGTCAGGGGAGCATATGGTAAATGCAGAAGACACCCTtatgcctcagagttggacacttTCTCCCCTAAGCCATGTCAGATTCGaacacaaccgacttcaccaacccctcagCTTTCATCCTActtggcattcctggcctggaggcagcccatatgtggatctccatccccttctgcaccatgtacgccatagccatcttggggaacttcaccatcctgttcattgtgaagagggagccgagcctccatgggcccatgtactatttcctctgcatgctggccgtcaGCGACCTGGTCATGTCCACAGCCACCATACCCAAAacactgagcatcttctggttcaattccagggagatcagtttcagtgcctgcctcacccagatgtatgTTGTTCACTCCCTCTCAGGgatggagtctggaatcctcgtggccatggcttttgatcgctatgtggccatctgccatcccctgaggcATTCCGCCATCCTGACAAACTCTGTTGTGGCTAAGATAGGCCTGGCTGTGGTAATGCGCAGTGGCATACTCGCAttaccctatcccttcctggcgaggcggtggccatattgcagaacgaACATCATCCCACACTTCTATTGTCAGCATATatctgtggtgaagctggcctgcgctgacatccgcatcagtagttactatggcctgTTTGATCTTCTCTCTGTGATAGGaatggatgtgttttttatcgcTGTGTCCTATACTCAGATCCTCCGGGCCATCTTCcacctccccacaaaggatgcccggctcaaaacttttgggacctgcatctctcatctttgtgccatctcagCTTTGTATGTCCCAGATTTATTCTCCTTTCTCATGCTgcggtttggccacaatgtgccaCTGTATGTCCTCATTCTCATTACCGGTGTGTACCACTTCGTTCCCCCTGTGCTgcaccccatcatctatggggtgaggaccaaacagatccggggcaGGCTGATCCAGCTGTTTACTCATAAAGAGACCTAAATGTTTTCTCCTTGTGCTCTGGGTCTCAGACTGAGctccgtgcagagctgcctggtgcATGGTGCCagggcctcttccctgaatcacttactggacagacagagacacaTTAAACCCTTCCCTGTCCTTACTGTGCTCTGTCGATGTGATGAACTGGGGAATCAGTCTACGTACACTATACTGGGTGGCCGCCTTTCTAATCCATGATAGATGGATTCCTGGAATTACAATCTTACCGCATCTCTTCTGTCAAGTCTTGACCCTGCTGTGTGTCTTctccccaatgccctgcccccgtctcttgttcctctcttcccttcccgTTGTCAACTGCAACATAGTCATCTCTAAAACCAATATGTTCTCACCTCTTGTGGCACGTTACTTAAGGGACACAGGTTAGTGTTAAAATTTTAATGTTTATTCTTAATTTGTTACTAACATtgtggagagagagaccccatcaggactcctggctgacaaagccctggctgggatgatttagtttggaataggttctgctttgagcagtgggttggactagatatctcctgaggtcccttccaaccctgatattctgtgattctatcatACCTGGGATTTATCTGAGTTCTGGGAGGCGGGTGGGGTATAGTGGGTTGCAGCAAGAGGCAGATACATCTTGGGTCTAAATGAGATGATCAGAATGGCTGTTCCGGATAACACCAATTGTCCATGTAGCcctgtgttgtgtatttggttgtcatggtttttgttgctatggcaactgagttagattattatgggttagctcaaccggtttcaaccggctgagtgagctctctgtatatctgtaaataaaatggtggttttggttagctgcctgctctctggcctcaagtgattgcttcctataccggctgccccaaggatttaacactggcgacgagggtgggatcctggtgctgctccagtaacagaaggaagtggaagtcaaggtaaagaacaaacaaacaaaaaaaagctgcttgtttgcactgactgtgaaagtgaaactaaaaatcatggctactctgaccaggcccctggagccttttgatgagaatacagagcagtggcatgtgtatactgagcattttgagctttttggtattgcaaatgacattacagaagcgaagaaggtgccaatattcttaactgttgtaggggctaaaacctactctctgctacgcagcttactgcaccctgttaagcctgagactaaatcttacagtgacattgtggaaatcctggggtctcatttctccccaaaaccactggtaattgctgaaagatataggttccacaaaagagaccaaaaggaagatgaaacagttgtacaatttgtagccattttaaaaaagctagcagaacactgtgaatttaaagagatgtttaatgatgccctgcgtgacaggttagtgtgtggcctctgcagtgaagctatacggaagcgcctactgacagaggcccagcttacattacagaaggctgttgatattgctgtctccatggaactggcaacaagggaggcacaatacatcggtgcatcccctagggtgcaaaaagtgtcacaagaactgacccacaaaacggtgcagagtcaagaatgttaccgctgtggtaagctgggtcaccaggcatcagaatgctggtgtaaggacctggtgtgtcgacactgtggcaaaaaaggacacattgagtatgcctgtaaacaaaagaaaaagagcccTGTGGTCTGGccaacaaaaagaggaaccttgcataccctagagcaaaCCCAGGATgatcaccaatggagtcctaataccagttacccatagctcatgggccactcctatcgttccaatcgtgaagaaagatggctctctccggatttgcggtgattttaaagtcactgtcaacccagtgttgtgtgcagagcaatacccgcttccccgcatcgatgacctcttcgcaggcctggctgggggacaaaagttcagtaagattgatctgagtcaagcatatttacagatgcacgtcgatgaaaagtcccaagagctgttgactattgtgactcataaggggctttatcgatactgtcgcctacccttcggaataacatctgctcccgccctgttccagagggctatggaccagatcttgtgtggcttgtcaggagttcagtgctatctggatgatatcctggtcactggaagaaatgaagaggatcacttaaagaatttagaggctaccctacaaagactggaagagtatggcctacgagttcgcaaagacaagtgtgaattcttcaagccctctgttgaatatttgggacacatcattgattctgcaggtcttcataaggcccctgcaaaagttaaagctattgtggaggctcccccacctcgaaatgtaagccagctgcgctcgtttctaggactcctgaactattatggaaagttcatctcacagttagccacactgctaaaaccacttcatgagctccttgggcagaacaaggcctggaagtggactgaagcctgtgatgttgcgtttaacaaagctaaggatgcatcgctaaattctgaagttctaacgcactttgatccattcttaccactgcaattggcctgcgatgcctccccttatggagtgggagcagtcgtgtcacatattatgccttcaggagaagagagacctattgcttttgcttcacgcactctaagcaaagcagaaactaactacgcccaaatcgaacgtgaggcattaggaattgtttttggaattcggaagtttcatcagtacctgtttgggtgaaaatttactcttctcacagaccatcgacctctgacatcaatttttggaccctacacaggcattcccccattagctgctagtcgtatgcaacgttgggcattgttactttcagcacacacatatgaa includes the following:
- the LOC120395592 gene encoding olfactory receptor 52E4-like; the encoded protein is MSDSNTTDFTNPSAFILLGIPGLEAAHMWISIPFCTMYAIAILGNFTILFIVKREPSLHGPMYYFLCMLAVSDLVMSTATIPKTLSIFWFNSREISFSACLTQMYVVHSLSGMESGILVAMAFDRYVAICHPLRHSAILTNSVVAKIGLAVVMRSGILALPYPFLARRWPYCRTNIIPHFYCQHISVVKLACADIRISSYYGLFDLLSVIGMDVFFIAVSYTQILRAIFHLPTKDARLKTFGTCISHLCAISALYVPDLFSFLMLRFGHNVPLYVLILITGVYHFVPPVLHPIIYGVRTKQIRGRLIQLFTHKET